CCATCAGCCACTGATCGGAGACGCCATCATTGGCGAAGGGCCCGGCCTTTTGATAGCGATCGAGAAGTTTCCCGGTTTCAACACCAAGGACGTGACGCGCGGCATATTGCTCGCGCTAGAGGAATTGAAGCCTGGGCTGGCCGGGGTTGAGATCGATCCCACCATCTACCATCCCGCGAGCTTCGTTGAACGTGCGACTGGCAATCTGACCAAAGCGCTGATCATCTCGATCGTCCTGGTCGCCGTAATGCTTGGTCTTCTGATGGGCAACTGGCGGACCGCCGTCATCGCGCTGGTCTCGATATTATTGTCGTTTGTCACGGCTGGATTGCTGTTACAGGCCGCCGGGGTTGCGCTCAGCATGATGGTCATCGCCGGTCTTCTGATGGCCACCGGCGTGATCGTGCATGACAGCATTCTCGACATCGAGAACGCGCTCCGCCGCTTGCGCGCGCCGCGCAGCGAAAGCCCGGGCATCGCGGTCATAGCGCGTACGATCCTCGAAACACGCGGGCCGATGGTATACGCGTCGCTGATTGTCGTGATCGCGGTGCTGCCCGTGCTGTTCATGCAGAGTCGCTCCGCCGCGTTCTTTGCGCCGATGGCCTGGGCTTATATCGCCGCGGTATCCGTTTCGATGGCGGTGGCGCTGATCGCGACCCCGGCGCTTGCCGCACTGCTTCTCGCCCGCGCGCCGCTGGCGCCGGACGGCGGCTCACCCGTCACCAACCGATTGGCCGGGCTTTTCGAGCGCATCAGCAGCCCCGTTACCCGCGCGCCGATCGCTTGCATCGGTGTCGGCGTAGTGGCTGCGGTCGCCTGCGTCGCGGTCTGGCGCACGATCGAGCGCGACATGGTGCCCAGCTTCAAGGAGACCGACGTGGTCATCGAATGGCAGGGCCCGCCCGGCACTTCGCTGCAGGCCATGACCCGTACCACCGGGGACCTCATCCAGGAACTCCGCAAGATCCCCGGTGTGCAGAACGCCTCCGCCGATCTCGGACGGGCCGTGCTTTGCAATTGCGAGCGCGCAACTGATGTGAACGCCGGGAAGGTGTGGGTCAACATCGACCCAAAGGCCAACTATGAAGAAACCGTCCATGCCGTGGAAGCTGTCGTCACCGCCTATCCGGGCATGCGCGGTCGCGTGGGGACATACCTGTCGGCCAAGCTGCGTGAGGCGCTCACCGGCAACCGCGAATCCATCACCGTGCGGGTCTATGGCAGCAGCCTCGACATCATTCGCGCCAAGGCAGAAGAAATTCGTGCCTTGATGGCCAAGGTCGCCGGCATTGAAAAGCCTCAAGTCGAGTTGCAGATCGAAGAGCCGACGATCGAGGTCACGGTGGATCTGCTCCGCGCGGCGGAGCACGGGCTGAAACCGGGCGATATTCGCAGGGCCGTTTCAGCGGTCGTAAGCGGCATTACCGTCGGTGCGTTGTTCGAAGACCAGAAGGTTTTCGACGTGGTCGTCTGGGGGCACCCGGATCTGCGCGGCAATGTCGATGACGTGCGGAACGTAACAATCCGCAGCGAGAAGGCGCCGACCCCAAGCCGCCGCTTGCGGCCCAAAGCCACGGTGGTGAAGGTCGCAGAGGCCACATCGGGAGTTGCCGCGATCACGACGGGGGATGCGGCGGCCACGCCGGTACAACAGGATTCCGGTACGGTGGCGCCAACGACGATTGGCCGAACGCAAGCGAATCGGGGGGGGGCGGTTCGTTTGGCTGAGGTTGCAGACGTCCGCATCGTGCCGGCCCTCAGCATCATCCGACGCCAGGGCTCCTCGCGCCGCATCGACGTTTCCGCTGACGTGGGCGACGACCGGTCACCTGAGGCCGTGGCGCAGGATGTCGCCAAGAGCATCAAGCAGGTGACG
This portion of the Bradyrhizobium sp. AZCC 2262 genome encodes:
- a CDS encoding efflux RND transporter permease subunit — protein: MLAWLISSSIRLRTIVAVVAAGLLILGAVGLRDKPLDVIPEFSPLSLTVKTEALGLSSAEVESLITVPLEADLLNGVPWLQTIQSESMAGLSTIEMIFAPGTDLMKARQMVQERLTQTRALPNVSSPPTMLQPVSSAGRVMNIGLSSKSVSLIDLSVQARWNIAPRLAGVPGVANVSIWGQRERQVQVHVDARNLQNKGIKLDQVVKTAGEAVWSSPLTYLNSSTPGTGGFIETPNQRLNVRHQMPIGTAQTFSKVAVVNTNVSVGEIANVVEGHQPLIGDAIIGEGPGLLIAIEKFPGFNTKDVTRGILLALEELKPGLAGVEIDPTIYHPASFVERATGNLTKALIISIVLVAVMLGLLMGNWRTAVIALVSILLSFVTAGLLLQAAGVALSMMVIAGLLMATGVIVHDSILDIENALRRLRAPRSESPGIAVIARTILETRGPMVYASLIVVIAVLPVLFMQSRSAAFFAPMAWAYIAAVSVSMAVALIATPALAALLLARAPLAPDGGSPVTNRLAGLFERISSPVTRAPIACIGVGVVAAVACVAVWRTIERDMVPSFKETDVVIEWQGPPGTSLQAMTRTTGDLIQELRKIPGVQNASADLGRAVLCNCERATDVNAGKVWVNIDPKANYEETVHAVEAVVTAYPGMRGRVGTYLSAKLREALTGNRESITVRVYGSSLDIIRAKAEEIRALMAKVAGIEKPQVELQIEEPTIEVTVDLLRAAEHGLKPGDIRRAVSAVVSGITVGALFEDQKVFDVVVWGHPDLRGNVDDVRNVTIRSEKAPTPSRRLRPKATVVKVAEATSGVAAITTGDAAATPVQQDSGTVAPTTIGRTQANRGGAVRLAEVADVRIVPALSIIRRQGSSRRIDVSADVGDDRSPEAVAQDVAKSIKQVTFPFEHHAEVLGEYREQRAALLSIYSYMAAAAVLMFLLTQAVLRSWALTALSLLGIPIGALGGLVAIVITKEAFSLGSVLGLAAVFALTVRQGISLVAHFQNLQLREGEPFGEALVRRGVREQFSSIMASSATTLALMLPFAIFGNVAGLEIVSPIAVVVLGGVVASTLAILFVLPAFYLRFGADWTADRLDLEKGSTA